The following coding sequences are from one Capsicum annuum cultivar UCD-10X-F1 chromosome 3, UCD10Xv1.1, whole genome shotgun sequence window:
- the LOC107854826 gene encoding Werner Syndrome-like exonuclease, translating to MAEIYGVSFYGDQIEVTVTKNAAVVNDWINSHRRRLHKLLVGLDIEWLPCFNPEENHPVVLLQLCVGRRCLLFQLLHKDAVPRFLVDFLMDPNFKFVGVGVKGDAEKLLRDHKLLVANTVDLNQLALSVYEEEVYGKMGLKRMAKGVLGKVMENPLNVTLSKWDAEELVYEQIEYAAIDAFVSFEIGKNLFNSIWERQREIEIRHRVVVKRENLNCHYHPQLLLLQHTQDLRGSPSLQAEVKTTKLDAERMSDKGFRLKTSSTTTPESQLAASTSVDVNILGRMQLLMSEESRH from the exons ATGGCTGAAATCTACGGAGTTTCTTTCTATGGTGACCAAATTGAAGTCACAGTTACGAAGAATGCTGCAGTTGTTAATGATTGGATTAATTCTCATCGTCGTAGACTCCATAAGCTCCTTGTTGGTCTCGATATCGAGTGGCTCCCGTGCTTTAACCCGGAGGAAAATCATCCGGTTGTTCTTCTCCAGCTTTGTGTAGGCCGACGTTGCCTACTATTCCAACTCCTCCACAAAGATGCCGTTCCAAGATTCCTTGTAGACTTTCTCATGGACCCGAATTTCAAATTTGTTGGCGTGGGAGTTAAAGGGGACGCGGAGAAGCTGCTCCGGGATCACAAGCTGTTGGTGGCGAATACTGTGGATTTGAACCAACTGGCATTGTCTGTTTACGAAGAGGAAGTTTACGGGAAGATGGGATTAAAGAGAATGGCGAAAGGGGTGCTTGGGAAAGTAATGGAGAACCCACTGAATGTAACACTGAGTAAGTGGGATGCAGAGGAATTAGTGTATGAACAAATTGAATATGCTGCTATTGATGCTTTTGTTTCGTTTGAGATCGGGAAGAACTTGTTTAATTCAATCTGGGAGAGACAGAGAGAGATAGAGATTCGTCATCGCGTTGTTGTTAAGAGGGAAAATCTGAATTGCCATTATCACCCGCAATTGTTGCTGCTTCAACATACACAGG ATTTGAGAGGAAGTCCATCCCTCCAGGCTGAAGTAAAGACGACAAAATTGGATGCTGAAAGAATGTCAGATAAAGGTTTTAGGCTCAAGACCTCGAGCACGACTACTCCGGAATCACAACTAGCTGCTTCAACATCTGTTGAT GTAAATATTCTGGGAAGGATGCAGTTGTTGATGAGCGAGGAATCTAGGCATTAA